The segment ACCACGAGCGGCAGGGCGGGCACGGCCACCGCGAGGGCGTACCAGCCGCGCGGGGTGTCGTCGCGGGCGGCCGTCACGCCGGCCGCCGCCGCCAGCACGACCAGCCCCGGGACCGAGAGCAGGGTGCCGGGCAGGACGACCCCCACGATGAGGAGCACCAGGCCGGCCAGCCAGGCGCGTCGCAGCGCGCGCGGCACCGACCTCCTGACCGGTGCCGGTGCCTCCATGTCCGGACGCTAGCGTGCAGCGGTGACCTCGCGGAACGGAACGAGCCTGCCGTTCGTCCCGGCGGCGGCGTTCGTGCTGATCTGGTCGTCCGGCTACATCTCCGGCCCGGCCGCGGTCCACGCGGCGGCGCCGTTCACGGTCCTCGGCTGGCGCTTCGTCCTCGCAGCCCTCCTCGCCGCCGGCCTGGCCCTCGCGCTGAGGCGGCCGACCCGGATGGACCGCGGCACGTTGGGCCGCGTCGCGGTCGTCGGCTTCGTGATGAACGCCGTCCAGTTCGGCCTGATGTACGTCGCGTTCGACCTGGGCCTCGGCGCGACCCTGGCCTCGCTCCTCCACGCGCTGAGCCCGGTGCTGACCGCCCTGCTGGCGGCCGTGCTCCTCGGGGAGCGGGTCTCGGCGCTCCAGGTGGCCGGCTTCGCCGCCGGCGTCGTGGGGGTGCTGCTCGTGCTCGGCGCCGACCTCGGCCATGCCGGCGGACCGGTCGCCGTGCTGGTCGGCTGCCTGAGCATGCTCACGCTCAGCCTCGGCACCCTCGGACAGCGCTGGATCGGCGCGCAGCCCGACCTGCTGTGGTCCGCGGCGGCGCAGTTCGCCGTGTCCGCTCCCCCGCTGCTCGTGCTGGGCTGGACCACCGAGGGCGCCTGGCCGGTGACGGACACCTCGCAGGCGGTCGTGTCCGTGCTGTTCCTGGCAGTCGTGAACTCGATCGTCGGCCTGGTCCTGCTGGCCCTGCTCGTGCTGCGCGGCGGTTCGGGCGCGGCGGCCAGCCTGTTCTTCCTCAGCCCGCCGGTGACGGCCGTGCTCGCCTGGCTGGTGCTCGACGAGACGCTGTCACCCACCCAGCTCGTCGGCCTCGTGGTCGCGGTGGTCGGCGTCGGAGCGGCCACGCGCACCCGGCGTACGCCGGTGCCGGCCCAGGAACCTGACCAGGACCCTCAGGACGCGGTCGGCACCCAGTAGCGCCGCTTCACCCCGCGCACGTCCTCGAGCACGCCGCCGGCTTCCTCGATGACGCGGATAGAGCCGACGTTGTCGTCGTCGCAGGTGACCAGGGCCGGGTCGATCCCGAGCCCGAGCGCCCACGGCAGGGCGTGCTGCAGCATCGCGGTCGCGTGGCCCTCACGCCGCCGGGTCGGGCGCACGTCGTACCCGATGTGCCCGCCCACGTCGAGGAGGAAGTCGTTGAGCTCGTGGCGGATGGCGATGCGGCCGAGGTAGTCCTCGCCGTCGACCCACCACAGCGTCGTGCACGGCACGTGCCACTCGAGCCGCGGCGTCTCGGCGAGCGCGTCCGCCCTGACCGTGTCCACGAAGGCCGCAAAGGCGTCGGGCTCCTTCCAGCCGGGCGCGTTGTGCTCGATCCACGCGGCCGTCTGGCTGAACTCGGCGCCCTCGGCGACGAACTCGTCCATCGCCTCCAGGAACGACTCGCGGACGGTGGTGGTCGGCAGGACGAGCTCAGGCATGGCGCAAGTCTCCCGGGTCGGCAGCTCCCGCCTCCACCCGATATCTGAGGACGCGGTGGACGTGGACGACCCTCCGGCCCGTTCGTCACGTCCTCAGATATCCGGTCGTGACCGCCGACGGCGTGGTGGAGGATGCGCCCATGGCCCGTTCCACGTCGATCGCCCCCTACCCCGCTCCGCACGGCCGGACCGCGCGCCGGCTCGAGTGGGCCTTCCTCCCGCCGCACCTGCGGGCGTGGATCGAGCGCCGGTGCGGCTCCCCTGTCGTCTCGGCGATCTCCCAGACGAGCGGGTTCACGCCCGGCTTCGCCTCCGTGCTGGTCTGCGAGGACGGGTCACGCCACTTCGTGAAAGCGGCCTCGACGAAGGCCCAGCGGATGTTCGCCGACTCCTACCGCGAGGAGGCGCGCAAGCTCGCCGCCCTGCCGGAGGGGGTGCCGGCCCCGAGGCTGCTGTGGCACCTCGACGACGACTGGGTGGTCCTCGGCATCGAGTACGTCGCCGCCCGCCCGCCGCACCGGCCGTGGCAGGCCGAGGACCTCGACGCGCTCCTCGACTCCCTCGAGGTCGTCGCCGACGTGCTGACCCCGCCCCCGCCGGGGCTGGACCTCGACACGGCGGCCGACGACTTCGCCCCGCTCCTCGAGGGCTGGCCGGCGCTCCGCGAGCGGCGTACGGACCTCGACGCCGGCCGGCTGGCCGAGGCCGAGGCGCTGGCACGGCGCTACGCCGAGGTCGTCGGAGGCGACACCCTGGTCCACACCGACATCCGCTCCGACAACGCGATCATCGACCCGGACGGTCGCGCGCTCATCTGCGACTGGAACTGGCCGGTGCGCGGCGCCGCGTGGTTCGACTCCTTCGCCGCCCTCATCGGGCCGCGCGGCGAGGGCATCGACGTCGACGCCGTCATCGCCGAGCGCCGGCTGCTGCGCGACGTCGACCCGGAGGCGTTCGACATCAACCTCGCCCTCTACGTCGGCTACTTCTTCACCCAGTGCGAGCTGCCCGTGCCGCCGACGTCGCCGCACATCCGCGACCACCAGCGCTGGCAGGGCGAGGTGTGCTGGGACTGGCTGGCGGAGCGGCGAGGCTGGGCGTGACCGCCCCGCGCGCGGTCGGCGTACGCCTCACCTACGACGCCGTTCCCGCCGCGATCCACTCCTGGGTCGAGGACCAGCTCGGCTCCCCCGTCGTCCGGACGGGCGAGCAGGTCGGCGGCATGTCGCCGGGATGCGCCACCCGCCTGACCTGCGCCGACGGCACCCGCGCCTTCGTCAAGGCGGTGGGGGCCGAGCTCAACCCCGACACCCCCGGACTGTTCCGCCGCGAGATCGCGGTGCTCGACCACCTCGGCGAGCACGAGCTCTGGGCTCCGCTGCTGGCGTCGTACGACGACGGGGCGTGGGTCGCGCTGCTCATCGAGGACGTCGACGGGCGCCATCCCGACTTCGGCGATGCCGCGGAGGTCGACGCGGTCCTCCGTTCGGTCGACCGCCTGGCCGTCGTGCTGCAGGAGCGCGACGTGCCGCCGGCGGTGGACCTCGTCGACGTCGCCCACGTCTTCGGGAAGTGGGCCGACAGCCTGGCCACCCTCGCCGACGCCCCTGCCGCGACACCGGTGCCGGAGTGGCTGCGCGACGACCCCCACGACTGGGCGGCGGTCCTGCGCGACCACGGCGCCCGACCCATGTCGCAGGTCGTGCACTGGGACATCCGCGTCGACAACCTGCTGCGTCGCCCGGGAGGTGAGGTGGTGTTCGTCGACTGGGGTGTGGCCGCCCGCGGACCCGCCTGGGTCGACCCGCTGCTCGCCCGGCTGGAGCGCGTCGAGGACCCGTGGTTCGACACCTCTGCGGCGTCGTCTCCAGCGCTCGTGGAGGTGGGCGACGAGGCGATCACGGCTTTCCTCGCCGGCTTCGGCGCCCACCTCGCGGTGCGCTCGGTGGTCGCGGTCGACGTCAACCTGCCCACGCTCAACGATTTCCGCGTCCGGGAGTCGAGGAGGATGCTTCAGGCCGTGGCCCGACGCACCGGGCGCTGATCACACCTCGACGTACGTCGGACGCGCTCCGGCACCGGTGCAGGCGATTTGGGCGCCCACGAGGCGTGGCGGTAGTCTTTCTCACTGCATGTCCGGCACCCGACCCTCCCCGTGCTGATCTTGGGAGGGGTTGCCAGGCAGCCGACAAGCACCAGACTTCCATTCCAGACCAGTTCTAGCTCCGAGGATTTCACACGTGGCGAACATCAAGTCCCAGATCAAGCGCAACAAGCAGAACGAGAAGGCGCGCCAGCGCAACCAAGCCGTGAAGTCGCGCCTGAAGACCGCTGTGCGCCGCTTCCGCGAGCTGTCCGAGGCGGGCGACAAGGACGCCGCCGTCACCGCCAGCCGCGACGCGATGAGGGCCCTCGACAAGGCCGCCTCGAAGGGCGTCATCCACGGCAACCAGGCTGCGAACCGCAAGTCCTCGATCGCCAAGAAGGCCGCCTCGCTCTGACGCGGACCTTCACCTGCGACACCCGCCCTCGTGGCGGGTGTTCTGCATTTCGGACGACCTCGTCAGCAGGACGTCATGGCGGTGGGCTGCCCCGACGACCACCGCCCATGACGTCCCCGGCCAAGGGCCGCCACCGCCACACGTGTCCGAGAAGCTGCCCCCGGACCCTGGGCAGGCGTCGGCTCAGCGCCCGTCGCGCAGACCGGCGACAGTGAGCACGAGCCGCTCGAGGGTGTAGGACGCGTCGTGCGCCTGGCCCTTGATGTCGGCGTCCGCGTGTGCCACCGCGCGGACCGCGGCGGCGATGCCCTCGGCGGTCCACGAGCGGGACTGGTCGCGCACGGTGCGCACCTTCCACGGAGGTACGCCGAGGTCGCGGGCGAGGTCGGCGTCGCGGGCGCCCCGAGGGGACCCGAGGTAGCGGGCGAGACTGCGCGCGGAGGCGGCCATCGCCGAGGTGACCAGCACGGGCGAGGTCCCGGAGTCGAGCGCCCAGCGCAGCTCCTCGAGGGCCGCGGCACGACGACCGGCGAACGCGGCGTCGGCGACGGTGAACGACTTCGCCTCGGCGCGGCCGCCGAAGTAGCGCTGGACCTTGTCGATCGTGAGCTGCTCGCCGTGGAAGTCGTTGGTGAGCTGGTCGGCGGCGGCGGCCAGCGACCGCAGGTCGGTGCCGACGGCCTGCACGAGGAAGGCTGCTGCGTCGGAGTCGATCCGCGCGCCGTGCGAGGAGACCTCGGCGGTCACGAAGCCGGTCATCTCGCTCGGCTTGACCTCCTCCGACTTCACCTCGGTCACCGGCGAGAGCTTGCGCAGCTTGGTGAGCACACCGCTCCCCTTCTGCCCTCCGGAGTGCACCAGCACGAGCGCGACGTCGTCGGCCGGGGCCCCGCAGTAGTCGAGCAGCCCGTCGACGGACTCGTCGGGGAGGTCCTCCAGCCCGCGCACGACGACGCACCGGATCGAGGAGAAGAGCGACGGCGCCGACATCTCGCCGAGCGAGGCCAGGGTCAGGTCGGAGGCTGTCGACTCGGCCATCTCGGCCTCCGCGTCGTGGGCCCGGACGGCGTCACGCACCGACGCGACGGTGCGGGCGGAGAGGTATTCCTCCTTGCCCGTCACGAGGACGACGTGGCCGAGGACCTGCGCGGCGGAGGGGGTGCGAGCCATGGTGCGACCACCCTATCCGCGGGCGACGACACCGAGCTCGCCGTCCCGGACCACCACGACCACGTCGCCGGAGACGTCGGTGCGCCACACGCTCGCGCCGGCAGCCGAGAGGGCGGCCACGAGGTCGGGGGCGGGGTGCCCGTAGTCGTTCTCCTCCCCCACCGACACCAGTGCGAGCCGCGCGTCGAGCGAGGCGAGCCAGTCGAGGTCCTGGTGACGGCTGCCGTGGTGCGGCACCTTCAGCACGTCGACGCGCAACCCCTGCAGGTCGCGGGCCAGTGCGGCCTGCGCCGACGGCTCGACGTCCCCGGTCAGCAGGACCCGCACCCCGCCCACCTCGGCGACGAGGACGACGCTGGCGTTGTTGGGCGCGCTCTCCGCGGGGTCGACCGGGCGGGCACCGGGACGAGGCCACACGGTCTGCAGGGTCACCTCGCCGAACCGCCGCGTGACGCCGTACGCCGCCGGGGCCGGGTCGCGGCCGACCGCGCGCGCTGCCGCGCTGGCCCCCTCGGGCGGGTCGACCAGCGCCGTGCCCTCGACCTCCCCCACCTCGCGACCGTCCAGCACACCCGCCACCCCGCCGACGTGGTCGGCGTGGAAGTGCGTGAGCATGAGGAGCGGCACGGCGGTGACCTCGAGGCGGTCGAGGCAGGCGTCGGTCGGTGCGGGCTCGGGGCCGGCGTCGACGACCACCGCCGACCCCGGACCGGCGCGCAGGACGAGCGCGTCACCCTGGCCGACGTCGCACATCGCCAGCACCCAGCCGCGCGGCGGCCAGCCCGGGGTCGGAGGCCGGACCAGCATCACCACGACGAGGAGGCCGGTGCAGGCAAGCGTCGTGACCGGACGGCCGAGCACCCGCGGGGCGAGAGGCACCGCGAGCACGCACAGCCCCGTGAGCAGCAGGAGCGGCACCGGTCCGGTGCCCCAGTCGACCGCCGCCGTCGGGACGCCCGCACCCCAGCGGGCGACCGCGATGATCCAGCCCGCCGACCACGCCGCCGGGGCTGCGACCACGACACCGAGCGGGCCCCACAGCAGGCCCAGCAGCCCGCCCGACAGCCCGAGCACGGTCGCCGGGGCGACGGCCGGTGCGGCCAGCAGGTTGGCAGCCACCGCGACGAGGCTGACCTGGCCCGAGATCGCCGCCACCACCGGCGTGCAGGCCACCTGTGCCGCCAGCGGGACCGACACCGCCTCGGCGACCCACCGCGGCGTCCACCGCATCAGCGCGTCGCGCCACACCGGCGCCAGCACGAGGATCCCCGCGGTCGCGAGCGCGGACAGCGCGAACCCCGCCGTCACGGCGAGCCGCGGCCAGACCAGCAGCAGGCCGAGCACCGCCACGCCCAGGCCGCGCACCCCGCGAGACCGTCCGTTGCGGCCCATCCCGACCAGCGCCACGACACCCATCGCTGCCGCGCGTACGACGCTCGGCTCGGCGCGTGCGGTCAGCACGAAGCCGCAGATGCCGAGGACACCGAGCGCGTAGAGCCACGGGCCCCGCACCCCGGCCCACCGGCCGAGGACGAGCAGGAACCCCACCACCAAGGTCAGGTTGGTCCCGCTCACCGCCAGCAGGTGGGTCAGCCCGGTGGTCCGGAAGTCGTCCGCGAGGTCGGGGTCGAGCCCGCCGTCATCCCCGACCACGAGCGCCGGGACCAGCTCTCGGGCGTCGGCGTCCCGCCCGGCGACGGCGGCGCGCACCGACCGTCGCACGCCCGCGGCGGCGTCCCACCACACGTCGGGCTCGGCCACCACCTCCGGCTCACCGGTCGGGCGGACCAGCGCGGCGACGTCACCGTCGCCGGGGACGAGCCGTGCCGTCGACTCCAGTCGGGTGCCCAGGGGCAGCCGCGGCCAGTCGGCACCGGCCATCACCACGACGGGCGCGTCGAGCGTCCATGCGCTCCCTCGCCCCTCGAGACGGGTCACCTCGGCGCGGACGACCTGGAGGTCGCCGTACTGCCCGGCCACCACCCGCACGTCCGACGTCAGCTCGAGCTCGACCTGCACCACAGCGCCCTCATCGGCCAGCGCGGCGAGGGGTGACGTCGTGAGGAGGACGTGCTGCAGGGCGGCGACGCCTGCCACCGCCACCAGTGCTCCGAGCGGACCGAGCCACCCGAGGGACCACCACCGGCGCACCACACCGGTCCCGACGACGGCCACCACCAGCGCGACCGCCGCGAGGGCCTGCCACCCCGGCGCGACGAGCACCAGGAGCGCGCCCGCCCAGGCGCCGACGCCGAGGGCGACCGCGCGCAGGTCGGGCACGGTCGATCAGAGGGTGACGAGCGGCGCGAGGTCGGCGAGGGTGGCCTCCCCGATGCCGTCGACCTCCAGCAGCTCGTCGACGGACGTGAAGCCGCCGTTGCTGTCGCGCCACGCGAGGATCGCGTCGGCCGTCACCGGCCCGACGCCGGGCAGGGTGTCGAGGGCCGCCTGGTCGGCGGTGTTGAGGTTGACGAGCGCCTCACCGCCGGGGACCGGGGAGTCGATCGTGCCGGCCACACCCGGGGCGGGGGCGACGCCCACGAGGATCTGCTCGCCGTCGACGACGGGCCGGGCGAGGTTGAGCGCGGTGAGGTCGACGCCGCGACGGGCGCCGCCCGCCGCCTCCAGGGCGTCGACGACGCGCGATCCGGTGGGGAGCACCGCGATCCCGGGACGTCGTACCTTGCCGGCGACGTCGACCACCAGGTCCTCCCTGGGGTCGGCAGGCCCGGACCCACCGCCCGCGCCGTCCGGCGGCACGACCGGCGCGAGCGGCGTCGCCGGCCCGGCGTCGGACACAGCCGGTGCGACCTGCACGGCCCTGGCCTGGTCGCGCACCGCCCACCACGCCGCGAGCCCGACGGCGAGCGCCGCGACC is part of the Nocardioides cavernae genome and harbors:
- a CDS encoding GNAT family N-acetyltransferase; this translates as MPELVLPTTTVRESFLEAMDEFVAEGAEFSQTAAWIEHNAPGWKEPDAFAAFVDTVRADALAETPRLEWHVPCTTLWWVDGEDYLGRIAIRHELNDFLLDVGGHIGYDVRPTRRREGHATAMLQHALPWALGLGIDPALVTCDDDNVGSIRVIEEAGGVLEDVRGVKRRYWVPTAS
- a CDS encoding DMT family transporter, which translates into the protein MTSRNGTSLPFVPAAAFVLIWSSGYISGPAAVHAAAPFTVLGWRFVLAALLAAGLALALRRPTRMDRGTLGRVAVVGFVMNAVQFGLMYVAFDLGLGATLASLLHALSPVLTALLAAVLLGERVSALQVAGFAAGVVGVLLVLGADLGHAGGPVAVLVGCLSMLTLSLGTLGQRWIGAQPDLLWSAAAQFAVSAPPLLVLGWTTEGAWPVTDTSQAVVSVLFLAVVNSIVGLVLLALLVLRGGSGAAASLFFLSPPVTAVLAWLVLDETLSPTQLVGLVVAVVGVGAATRTRRTPVPAQEPDQDPQDAVGTQ
- a CDS encoding phosphotransferase family protein yields the protein MARSTSIAPYPAPHGRTARRLEWAFLPPHLRAWIERRCGSPVVSAISQTSGFTPGFASVLVCEDGSRHFVKAASTKAQRMFADSYREEARKLAALPEGVPAPRLLWHLDDDWVVLGIEYVAARPPHRPWQAEDLDALLDSLEVVADVLTPPPPGLDLDTAADDFAPLLEGWPALRERRTDLDAGRLAEAEALARRYAEVVGGDTLVHTDIRSDNAIIDPDGRALICDWNWPVRGAAWFDSFAALIGPRGEGIDVDAVIAERRLLRDVDPEAFDINLALYVGYFFTQCELPVPPTSPHIRDHQRWQGEVCWDWLAERRGWA
- the rpsT gene encoding 30S ribosomal protein S20; the encoded protein is MANIKSQIKRNKQNEKARQRNQAVKSRLKTAVRRFRELSEAGDKDAAVTASRDAMRALDKAASKGVIHGNQAANRKSSIAKKAASL
- the holA gene encoding DNA polymerase III subunit delta; translated protein: MARTPSAAQVLGHVVLVTGKEEYLSARTVASVRDAVRAHDAEAEMAESTASDLTLASLGEMSAPSLFSSIRCVVVRGLEDLPDESVDGLLDYCGAPADDVALVLVHSGGQKGSGVLTKLRKLSPVTEVKSEEVKPSEMTGFVTAEVSSHGARIDSDAAAFLVQAVGTDLRSLAAAADQLTNDFHGEQLTIDKVQRYFGGRAEAKSFTVADAAFAGRRAAALEELRWALDSGTSPVLVTSAMAASARSLARYLGSPRGARDADLARDLGVPPWKVRTVRDQSRSWTAEGIAAAVRAVAHADADIKGQAHDASYTLERLVLTVAGLRDGR
- a CDS encoding ComEA family DNA-binding protein, whose product is MRRSQSSSEHAEAVSRRLATLSAELAAVRGDPDDAADPAHGHTRVRERPDPFPAPAPAPVVPSVPGRHASRRLRVGGLQLGPVHLAVVAVVAALAVGLAAWWAVRDQARAVQVAPAVSDAGPATPLAPVVPPDGAGGGSGPADPREDLVVDVAGKVRRPGIAVLPTGSRVVDALEAAGGARRGVDLTALNLARPVVDGEQILVGVAPAPGVAGTIDSPVPGGEALVNLNTADQAALDTLPGVGPVTADAILAWRDSNGGFTSVDELLEVDGIGEATLADLAPLVTL
- a CDS encoding ComEC/Rec2 family competence protein, with protein sequence MPDLRAVALGVGAWAGALLVLVAPGWQALAAVALVVAVVGTGVVRRWWSLGWLGPLGALVAVAGVAALQHVLLTTSPLAALADEGAVVQVELELTSDVRVVAGQYGDLQVVRAEVTRLEGRGSAWTLDAPVVVMAGADWPRLPLGTRLESTARLVPGDGDVAALVRPTGEPEVVAEPDVWWDAAAGVRRSVRAAVAGRDADARELVPALVVGDDGGLDPDLADDFRTTGLTHLLAVSGTNLTLVVGFLLVLGRWAGVRGPWLYALGVLGICGFVLTARAEPSVVRAAAMGVVALVGMGRNGRSRGVRGLGVAVLGLLLVWPRLAVTAGFALSALATAGILVLAPVWRDALMRWTPRWVAEAVSVPLAAQVACTPVVAAISGQVSLVAVAANLLAAPAVAPATVLGLSGGLLGLLWGPLGVVVAAPAAWSAGWIIAVARWGAGVPTAAVDWGTGPVPLLLLTGLCVLAVPLAPRVLGRPVTTLACTGLLVVVMLVRPPTPGWPPRGWVLAMCDVGQGDALVLRAGPGSAVVVDAGPEPAPTDACLDRLEVTAVPLLMLTHFHADHVGGVAGVLDGREVGEVEGTALVDPPEGASAAARAVGRDPAPAAYGVTRRFGEVTLQTVWPRPGARPVDPAESAPNNASVVLVAEVGGVRVLLTGDVEPSAQAALARDLQGLRVDVLKVPHHGSRHQDLDWLASLDARLALVSVGEENDYGHPAPDLVAALSAAGASVWRTDVSGDVVVVVRDGELGVVARG